The nucleotide sequence TCGGGGTGGGTCGGGGGATCAGGTCGGTAGGCCGGCCGTGGCGGTCGGCGCGGCGACCAGGGGTACGGGTACTGTCGCGCCGCCGGCCCGCAGCGACGCGTCCACCGCCTCCAGCACCGCCACCACCCGGGCGCCGTTCCAGCCGTCGGTGCACGGCCGGGCTCCGGTGTCCACGCAGTCGAGGAAGTGCCGCAGTTCGCGTTCGAGCGGCTCCACCGTGTCCAGCGTCGGCACGTGCACCGCCTCGTCCCGCAGCCGGTATCGCCGCGGGCCCTGCCCGTCCGGCTCCAGCGGTTCCGCGCCCTTGTCGAAGACGGTGAGCCGGGCGTCGGTGTTCAGGTCGTCGTAGACCAGCATCCGGCGGGTGCCGACCACTGTGGTACGGCGGGTCTTCGCCGGATCCAGCCAGCTCACGTGCATGTGTGCCACCACGTCTCCGGGATATCCGACGGTCACGAAGACCACGTCCTCGACCCCGTCGTGCAGGTACCGCCCGCCCTGCGCGGCCACCCACCGGGGGGTGGTCCCGAGCAGGTAGTTGGCGATGGAGACGTCGTGCGGCCCGATGGACCAGAAGGTGTGCAGGTCGCTCTGGATCCGGCCGAGGTTGAGGCGCTGGGAGTGCAGGTGCAGCACGTCGCCGATCTCGCCGGAGCGAATGTAGTCGTGCATCCGCCGCACCGCCGGGACGTACTCGAAGGTGTGGCCGACCATCAGCACCAGGCCGGACCGGTCGGCGGTCTCGGCCAGCCCGACGGCGTCGCCGGTCGACATCGCCAGCGGCTTCTCGACGAAGACGTGCCGGCCGGTGGCCAGTACCCGGCGGGCCAGCGGCGCGTGGCTCGGTGCCGGGGTGGCGATCAGGACCGCACCGACCCGGTCGTCGGCCAGCACCGTGTCCAGGTCGGCGGCGATCCGCAGGTACGGGTAGCGCTCCGCCGCGACGCGCCGACGGTCCGGACTGGCGTCGACCAGGTAGCGCCACCGTGCGGGGGCCAGCTTGTCGAGGTTGCGGGCCAGGTTTGTGCCCCAGTAACCGAAGCCGATCAGGGCCAGTTGTCCGGTCACGTACCGCCTCCATCGGGTCGCACGGTCGCCGGGGGCGCCGAAGCCGGGGCACCGGCGAACTCCACCGCATCCACGCGGCGACGAAAATGTTTCCTGTTGGCGTGCTGCCCGCCGGAACGTCGAATCGGCCGGGTCTGTCACCCGGGATCGGATCCAGGTTTCCCGGACATGCTCCGACCGGCCGAGAATTGTGCGTCAGCCGGCTACCCGGAATTGCTGGCAGCAATTTCCTGGATCGTGCTATGTGCCGGTGGTGACCCGCCAGTCGGCTGTCTGCTTCCCGACTCCGGTGCGCTACCTGCCTGGTCAGCCCGGTTGTCTCGGTCAGGAGCGAGCGTTGCGCGTGGTCGGTATCAGCGTCATCGAATGCGGATCCTGGACGGTCTGACCGCAGAGAGATGCGAGCCGCTCGATCAGCTTTTCCCGGTCGTCGAACGGGTCCAGCCCGATGACCTCGGCGGGATTCAACGCGGGTATCGGCACGTGGGAGATCAGTGGGTGCAGCGGCCGTACGTCCGGCTCGCCGGCACCGAACAGGTCCTCGTGCAGCTTCTCGCCGGGCCGTAGGCCGGTGTAGATGATCCGGGCCGGCTCGGATGCCTGGTCGGCGAGCTGCCGGGCCAGGTCGTCGATGCTCACCGGCCGGCCCATGTCGAGCACCAGCGCCTCGCCGTCCCGGCCGATCGCCGCGGCCTGTAGCACCAGGTGCACCGCCTCCTGCACCGTCATCAGATAGCGGGTCACCTCGGGATGGGTTACCGTCACCGGCAGCCCGGCCTCGATCTGCGCCCGGAAGGCGGTCACCACGGACCCCCGGCTGCCGAGTACGTTGCCGAACCGGACGCTGAGGAAGGTGCCGGCGCAGTTTGCGGCGGCGTACGCGGTGAGCCGCTCGGTGATCCGCTTGGAGTAGCCGAGCACGCTTATCGGGTTCGCTGCCTTGTCGGTCGAGATGTTGACGAACTTCTCCACCCCGCGACACGCGTCGAGGACCGCCAGCGTCCCCCAGACGTTCGTCTGCACCGCCTCGCCCGGGTGCTGCTGCAACAGCGGCAGGTGTTTGAGCGCGGCGGCGTGGAAGACGATCTCCGGGCGGCGTTCCGCCATGATCCGGGCGAGTCGTTCGGCGTCCCGGATGTCGGCGAGGATCAGCTCGGAGCTGTCCAGCAGGGCCCGGCCGGAGAGCGAGAGCTGGAGGCTGTGCAGGGCGGACTCGTCCCGGTCGAGCATCATCAGCTCGGCGGGATCGGCCTGGGCGATCTGCCGGCACAGCTCGGAGCCGATCGAGCCGCCGGCGCCGGTGACCAGGATCCGGCGGCCGGCGAGGCCGTTGTCGGAGCTGCGCAGGGTGGTCGCGACCTGCCGGCGGCCGAGCAGGTCGTCGATGTCGACGTCGCGTACGTCGGCGACGCTGATCCGGTGGTCGACCAGCTCGCGTACCGGAGGAAGGATCTTGAAGGCGGCCCCGGCGGCCAGGGTGGCGGTCCGGACCTTGCGGATCAGCTCGGCGTCCGCGTTGGCGACCGAGAAGATCACCGTGCCGGCGCCGGTGCGGGTCACCGCGGCGGCGATCTCGTCCCGACCGCCGAGCATCGGCACGCCGTCGATGCGCAGGTGCCGCTTCTCCGGGTCGTCGTCGAGCAGGCCGACCGGCAGGTAGCGCCCGCGCGGGTCGCTGACCATGGCGTGCAGCAGCGCCTGCCCGGCGGCACCCATCCCGAAGAGCAGCACCGGAACGGCGGACCGGATGGTCGGCCGTCGCGACCTGTCGCGCTGCTGTCGGTAGCCGACCCGGACGGAGAGCATGAGCAGCAGGGCCAGCGCCGCCCCGACCGGTGGGGTGCTGGCCGGCACGGGCCGGGGTGACATCGCGAGTACGGCGAACAGCATGACAGCCGCGACGCAGGCGACCGTGCCGGCGAGAGCGCGGGCGTCCTGGAGGCTGCCGAGCGGGTGCCGCCCCCAGCACCGCTGTCGCACCCGGGTCGCCAGACCGCTCAGCACGGCGGCGATCAGTCCGGCGCAGACCACTCTGCCGAGTTCGTCGACGGTGACGTCGAACTCGTGCCGCGCCCATGCCGCTGCCGCGAAGCCGCCCAACCACCCTGCGGTGTCGGTCGCCACCAGCGCCACTGAACGGCGCTGCGCGCCTCTTCGCGGGTTGATGGCGTGGGTGGCTGTGGGCGTGGCTGCACTCTGCTGCATCTACGGCTCCCTGGTCGGACTGCCCTGACGCAGGTCCGGATGAATCCTCGCCAGGTTAAGTACTATCTAGCCGACTTCCATGCGCGTTGCGGTTGTTTTAGAGTTTTTCGGGTAGTCG is from Micromonospora sp. WMMD1102 and encodes:
- a CDS encoding Gfo/Idh/MocA family oxidoreductase, translating into MTGQLALIGFGYWGTNLARNLDKLAPARWRYLVDASPDRRRVAAERYPYLRIAADLDTVLADDRVGAVLIATPAPSHAPLARRVLATGRHVFVEKPLAMSTGDAVGLAETADRSGLVLMVGHTFEYVPAVRRMHDYIRSGEIGDVLHLHSQRLNLGRIQSDLHTFWSIGPHDVSIANYLLGTTPRWVAAQGGRYLHDGVEDVVFVTVGYPGDVVAHMHVSWLDPAKTRRTTVVGTRRMLVYDDLNTDARLTVFDKGAEPLEPDGQGPRRYRLRDEAVHVPTLDTVEPLERELRHFLDCVDTGARPCTDGWNGARVVAVLEAVDASLRAGGATVPVPLVAAPTATAGLPT
- a CDS encoding nucleoside-diphosphate sugar epimerase/dehydratase — translated: MQQSAATPTATHAINPRRGAQRRSVALVATDTAGWLGGFAAAAWARHEFDVTVDELGRVVCAGLIAAVLSGLATRVRQRCWGRHPLGSLQDARALAGTVACVAAVMLFAVLAMSPRPVPASTPPVGAALALLLMLSVRVGYRQQRDRSRRPTIRSAVPVLLFGMGAAGQALLHAMVSDPRGRYLPVGLLDDDPEKRHLRIDGVPMLGGRDEIAAAVTRTGAGTVIFSVANADAELIRKVRTATLAAGAAFKILPPVRELVDHRISVADVRDVDIDDLLGRRQVATTLRSSDNGLAGRRILVTGAGGSIGSELCRQIAQADPAELMMLDRDESALHSLQLSLSGRALLDSSELILADIRDAERLARIMAERRPEIVFHAAALKHLPLLQQHPGEAVQTNVWGTLAVLDACRGVEKFVNISTDKAANPISVLGYSKRITERLTAYAAANCAGTFLSVRFGNVLGSRGSVVTAFRAQIEAGLPVTVTHPEVTRYLMTVQEAVHLVLQAAAIGRDGEALVLDMGRPVSIDDLARQLADQASEPARIIYTGLRPGEKLHEDLFGAGEPDVRPLHPLISHVPIPALNPAEVIGLDPFDDREKLIERLASLCGQTVQDPHSMTLIPTTRNARS